The proteins below are encoded in one region of Drosophila santomea strain STO CAGO 1482 chromosome 2R, Prin_Dsan_1.1, whole genome shotgun sequence:
- the LOC120445569 gene encoding uncharacterized protein LOC120445569 produces the protein MVRRYLVLILILGFLDLTCSSSSSCKDGLVFNPKKRKCEPQPPTEESSNCRPGTYWLPEKKFCIKLRQVISGYFPVKPEESTQNLKCPKGSVSMGNLCVRELKNKKKASEIIKDGFEMDVDDHFKIVVKEKKPATRE, from the exons ATGGTTCGAAGGTATTTAGTTCTTATTCTAATTCTGGGTTTCCTCGATCTGACCTGCAGTTCATCGAGTTCTTGCAAGGATGGTCTGGTTTTTAACCccaaaaagcgaaaatgtGAACCACAGCCACCGACAGAGGAGTCATCTAATTGCCGAC CCGGAACGTACTGGCTGCCAGAAAAGAAATTTTGTATCAAGTTGCGGCAAGTTATATCTGGATACTTCCCAGTAAAGCCTGAAGAGTCAACGCAAAACCTGAAGTGCCCCAAAGGATCCGTTTCTATGGGAAATCTGTGCGTAAgggaattaaaaaataaaaaaaaggcatcCGAAATCATAAAGGACGGGTTTGAGATGGATGTGGACGATCACTTTAAAATTGTcgtaaaagaaaagaaacctGCGACTCGTGAATGA
- the LOC120445614 gene encoding uncharacterized protein LOC120445614 produces MPGQYTNYKYTRLVMVLLRSYLSILYLWGILHLAAIVPFPHETWETTFWSRTRTFKVAYRMIFHNNWLIVILILVVLLNLFYCSHCRLVGVRNLDEEVEGPLPQLNFRLLICPICYIIVFVICWTITTIATCRGIMYVAKSAELGKSGKTVCLLVIGLLIKLLAMANFYSVCIRIWAYLKIFDMSANDWLVNYYNFGDHLNLFFRV; encoded by the coding sequence ATGCCTGGTCAATACACCAACTACAAGTACACTCGATTGGTAATGGTGCTGCTCCGCTCCTATTTGAGCATACTCTACCTATGGGGTATTTTGCACTTGGCTGCCATCGTGCCGTTTCCCCATGAGACCTGGGAGACCACATTCTGGTCCAGGACACGCACCTTTAAAGTGGCCTACAGGATGATTTTTCATAACAATTGGCTAATTGTAATCCTAATCCTCGTGGTGCTGTTAAATCTGTTCTACTGCAGCCACTGCAGACTCGTTGGAGTCCGGAATTTGGACGAAGAAGTAGAAGGGCCTTTGCCGCAACTAAACTTTCGCCTGCTGATCTGCCCGATATGCTATATTATAGTTTTCGTCATTTGCTGGACCATTACCACCATCGCCACGTGTCGCGGAATTATGTATGTGGCCAAGAGTGCTGAGCTTGGCAAAAGTGGTAAGACGGTCTGCCTTTTGGTCATCGGTCTGCTCATCAAGCTCCTGGCTATGGCCAATTTCTACTCGGTTTGCATACGCATCTGGGCGTACTTGAAGATCTTTGATATGAGTGCGAATGACTGGCTGGTTAACTACTACAACTTTGGTGATCACCTCAATTTGTTCTTTCGTGTCTGA